A window of Thermosynechococcus sp. NK55a contains these coding sequences:
- the gshA gene encoding glutamate--cysteine ligase, protein MLSKGFEVELYTGKPTGEIVGLSDRIVRDLPGFVREPDSRNVEFTTPPVYLYDQALCDLLRPRFRLRAYLQSLGDFTLVPGSTLSLGDTQRFYRSDPQNPYHTYIEQTYGTRVVTASVHINIGLRDPEELMRACRLVRLEAPLFLALSAASPFLDGQVTGYHSTRWAIFPKTPPQVPLFTSHAHFIEWTEAQLQQGTMQNVRHLWSAVRPNGDRRPYDLNRLELRICDLVTDPIALLAITALLEARLLQLLDTPELDPLRWGDRETLAQLADENEQLAAKRSLEAVLTHWRDRRQLTAAAWIAELYEEVWPIAKAQGFSCFLAPIKKILRQGNTAQQWLAQYAAGQSLPEIMATAVQEMAASEQEFADQLCQPVAAVRG, encoded by the coding sequence ATGCTGTCAAAGGGCTTTGAGGTTGAACTCTATACGGGTAAACCCACAGGCGAGATTGTGGGATTGTCGGATCGCATTGTGAGGGACTTGCCGGGGTTTGTGCGTGAACCGGATAGCCGCAATGTGGAATTTACGACACCCCCTGTGTATCTCTATGACCAAGCCCTCTGTGACTTGCTGCGCCCCCGCTTTCGGCTGCGGGCCTATCTGCAATCCTTGGGGGATTTCACGCTGGTTCCGGGCAGTACCCTGAGTCTTGGTGATACTCAACGCTTTTATCGTTCTGACCCGCAGAATCCTTATCACACCTACATTGAGCAAACCTACGGCACGCGGGTGGTGACGGCCAGTGTCCACATCAATATTGGTTTGCGGGATCCAGAGGAGTTGATGCGTGCCTGTCGGCTTGTGCGGCTGGAGGCACCCCTGTTTCTAGCGCTCAGTGCTGCTTCACCGTTTCTCGATGGCCAGGTTACGGGCTATCACTCCACCCGGTGGGCCATCTTTCCCAAAACTCCACCCCAAGTGCCCCTATTTACTAGCCATGCCCACTTTATTGAGTGGACGGAGGCACAACTTCAACAGGGCACGATGCAAAATGTGCGGCACCTCTGGAGTGCCGTGCGTCCTAATGGCGATCGCCGGCCCTACGATCTGAATCGTCTGGAACTGCGCATTTGTGATTTGGTGACGGATCCCATTGCCCTACTGGCCATTACGGCTCTCCTAGAGGCGCGGCTGCTGCAATTGCTCGACACCCCTGAGCTGGATCCTTTGCGCTGGGGCGATCGCGAGACCTTGGCACAACTGGCGGATGAGAATGAGCAGCTTGCTGCAAAACGTAGCCTTGAGGCGGTGTTGACCCACTGGCGCGATCGCCGGCAACTAACGGCAGCTGCCTGGATAGCAGAACTCTATGAGGAGGTCTGGCCAATTGCCAAAGCACAGGGCTTTAGCTGCTTTCTGGCACCGATCAAGAAAATCCTGCGACAGGGAAATACCGCTCAGCAATGGTTGGCTCAATATGCAGCAGGACAATCCCTCCCTGAGATTATGGCCACAGCCGTACAAGAAATGGCCGCCAGTGAACAGGAATTTGCGGATCAACTCTGTCAACCAGTGGCGGCAGTGCGGGGCTAG
- the lpxB gene encoding lipid-A-disaccharide synthase yields MAHLFISTGEVSGDLQGALLVKALYRLAAERGIPLEISALGGDRMAAAGAKVLFNTGSLGSVGLLEALPLIKPTIALQLKARRYLQQHPPDLVVLIDYIGGNVAMGQFIRRHFAIPIVYYIAPQEWVWSHSLKTTQQIVALSDRLLAVFPEEASYYRRHGANVVWVGHPLLDRIAAAPSREVARQSLGIAADELAIALLPLSRKQEIQSLLPLILGAATNIAKAYPKAHFWLPLSLQQYRPAIEAVLKQYPISVTLAEDSLQVLAAADLAIAKSGTVNLETALLNVPQVVIYRVHPLSLWLYQRFLKFDLQFVSPPNLLVGREIVPELLQGRATIDNITAAAFALLDHPEKRLAMQAGYAEMRAAMGTPGVVDRAATEILNFLAQNC; encoded by the coding sequence ATGGCACATTTGTTCATTAGTACGGGGGAAGTTTCCGGGGATTTGCAGGGTGCGCTACTGGTGAAGGCACTCTATCGCCTGGCTGCAGAGCGGGGAATTCCTTTGGAAATTTCTGCCCTTGGGGGCGATCGCATGGCAGCAGCAGGGGCAAAGGTGCTCTTTAATACGGGGAGTCTTGGCTCGGTAGGACTGCTAGAAGCCCTGCCCCTGATCAAACCCACGATCGCCCTCCAACTGAAGGCACGCCGCTACCTACAGCAGCATCCGCCGGACTTGGTGGTTTTGATTGATTACATTGGTGGCAATGTGGCCATGGGGCAGTTTATTCGGCGGCACTTTGCCATTCCAATTGTCTATTATATTGCCCCCCAAGAGTGGGTCTGGTCCCATAGCCTCAAGACGACCCAGCAGATTGTTGCCCTCAGCGATCGCCTGCTGGCCGTTTTTCCGGAGGAGGCCAGCTATTATCGCCGTCACGGGGCCAATGTGGTGTGGGTAGGGCATCCGCTGTTGGATCGTATTGCCGCCGCCCCAAGTCGTGAGGTGGCGCGCCAAAGTCTGGGCATTGCTGCCGATGAGCTGGCGATCGCCCTATTGCCCCTTTCGCGCAAACAGGAAATTCAATCCCTCTTGCCACTGATTTTAGGGGCTGCCACGAATATCGCTAAAGCCTATCCCAAAGCCCACTTTTGGTTACCGTTGTCTCTACAGCAGTATCGTCCAGCCATTGAAGCAGTTCTCAAGCAATATCCCATTTCCGTCACCCTTGCGGAAGACTCACTGCAAGTTCTGGCGGCAGCGGATCTGGCGATCGCCAAATCGGGCACAGTGAATTTAGAAACGGCGCTTTTGAATGTGCCCCAAGTGGTCATCTACCGTGTGCATCCCCTGAGTTTGTGGCTTTATCAGCGCTTCCTCAAATTCGATCTCCAGTTTGTATCGCCTCCGAATCTACTGGTTGGCAGAGAAATTGTCCCTGAGCTCCTACAGGGTCGCGCCACCATTGACAACATCACCGCGGCAGCTTTTGCCCTATTGGATCACCCGGAAAAACGATTGGCCATGCAGGCAGGCTACGCGGAAATGCGAGCGGCCATGGGCACTCCTGGCGTCGTCGATCGCGCCGCTACAGAGATTCTGAACTTCCTCGCTCAAAATTGCTGA
- a CDS encoding Spy/CpxP family protein refolding chaperone: MLKKSLTTLLLCSTLSSLAVVLPTFAGPANRGIDWGAKVENLNLTPEQRQNLQAVRQRYQSQIEETRAQLRTTQDELRRLMASNASDEEIRAKHAQVQQLQQKLATLRFESMLATRKILTPEQRQALAERLQNRQGQRRLER; this comes from the coding sequence ATGTTGAAAAAATCCCTGACTACCCTTTTGCTCTGTAGCACCCTCAGTTCCTTGGCAGTTGTGTTGCCCACCTTTGCAGGTCCGGCTAACCGTGGCATTGATTGGGGTGCCAAAGTGGAGAATCTCAATCTCACCCCTGAACAACGCCAAAACTTACAGGCGGTGCGGCAGCGATATCAAAGCCAAATAGAGGAAACCCGTGCCCAACTGCGCACTACCCAAGATGAACTGCGGCGGCTCATGGCCAGCAATGCTAGCGATGAGGAAATCCGGGCCAAACATGCCCAAGTGCAACAGCTTCAGCAAAAACTGGCAACATTACGGTTTGAAAGCATGCTGGCCACACGGAAAATTTTGACCCCTGAGCAGCGCCAAGCCCTGGCAGAACGCCTGCAAAACCGTCAGGGTCAGCGGCGACTAGAGCGCTAG
- a CDS encoding sigma-70 family RNA polymerase sigma factor — MSVSLPLSAATASTDIGTRPQVNDPDRPLIEQCLAGHPNGFRELYQRHQQRVRSLLFQLCGAVALDDLVQEVFLRAWKGLKGLKHEAKFSTWLYRIAWNVACDYRRQLAMRKSRHQQYLYHRESLTPGLDLRQLHYEDLVQRGLATLPLEYRSVLVMHDLQGLPQKEIAEILGIPVGTVKSRLFRARGTLRTYFTEAGVSL, encoded by the coding sequence ATGAGTGTATCTTTACCCCTATCAGCGGCAACCGCATCAACAGATATCGGGACCCGACCGCAAGTGAACGATCCCGATCGCCCCCTGATTGAGCAGTGCCTTGCCGGGCATCCCAACGGCTTTCGGGAGCTGTATCAACGGCATCAGCAACGGGTGCGATCGCTCCTGTTTCAGTTGTGCGGTGCAGTTGCCCTTGATGATTTGGTGCAGGAGGTTTTCCTGCGGGCATGGAAGGGGCTAAAGGGTCTCAAACACGAGGCAAAGTTTTCGACATGGCTCTACCGGATTGCTTGGAATGTGGCTTGCGACTATCGCCGTCAATTGGCAATGCGCAAATCGCGACATCAGCAATACTTGTATCACAGGGAGTCACTCACCCCTGGACTAGATCTACGGCAATTGCACTATGAAGATTTGGTACAGCGAGGGTTGGCTACATTGCCCTTAGAGTATCGCAGCGTTTTGGTCATGCACGATCTCCAGGGCTTACCCCAAAAAGAAATTGCTGAAATTCTGGGGATTCCAGTGGGTACTGTAAAATCCCGCCTCTTTCGCGCCCGTGGCACCTTGCGGACTTACTTTACCGAAGCCGGAGTCAGCCTATGA
- a CDS encoding MotA/TolQ/ExbB proton channel family protein: MNIAEIFNRGGLAMWPLLILSILTLGTIFERLWFWGMVLRGETKLAEQILDAARHDWQEALELAANACDQPIGRFLYTPLQLIDTNPEIFRLALEAAADEELSAMRRGEKVLEATITMAPLLGLLGTVLGLINALSSIRLGDIGTPATMGVGLGISEALISTASGLVVAIIALAFQRLFQAFLLQQAQIFRRTGNELELTYRQAWLEQRIKGEPEKTLF, encoded by the coding sequence GTGAATATCGCTGAAATTTTTAACCGTGGTGGCTTGGCCATGTGGCCACTACTCATCCTCTCGATCTTGACCTTAGGCACCATTTTTGAGCGGCTTTGGTTTTGGGGTATGGTTCTCCGAGGAGAAACCAAACTGGCGGAGCAAATTCTGGATGCCGCTCGCCACGATTGGCAAGAGGCGCTTGAGTTAGCGGCAAATGCCTGTGATCAACCCATTGGGCGCTTCCTCTACACTCCTTTACAACTGATTGACACCAACCCAGAAATCTTTCGCTTGGCTCTAGAGGCTGCAGCTGATGAGGAACTAAGTGCTATGCGGCGGGGCGAGAAGGTCCTAGAGGCAACGATTACGATGGCACCTCTACTGGGTTTATTGGGAACAGTCCTAGGTCTAATTAATGCCCTCAGTTCTATTCGCTTGGGGGATATTGGCACACCCGCAACCATGGGGGTAGGTCTCGGCATTAGTGAGGCCTTAATTAGTACCGCCTCTGGCTTGGTGGTCGCGATTATTGCCCTTGCCTTTCAGCGGCTCTTTCAAGCTTTTCTGTTGCAGCAGGCACAAATTTTTCGTCGCACTGGCAATGAATTAGAACTCACCTATCGCCAAGCATGGCTTGAGCAGCGGATCAAAGGGGAACCTGAAAAAACATTGTTCTAA
- a CDS encoding DUF3110 domain-containing protein translates to MRVYVLLYNPGTENEGIHSLQLGDRNLILMFESEDDANRYAMLLEAQDFHPPSVVPIDAKEVEDFCESSGYSCHLVPEGFVPTNEAERLFLAPPERNVEETDWELENRVPPAAESEFSESELNRLRQQFEKLL, encoded by the coding sequence ATGCGCGTTTACGTGTTGCTCTATAATCCCGGGACTGAAAATGAGGGCATTCATTCTCTGCAACTGGGCGATCGCAACCTTATTCTGATGTTTGAAAGCGAAGACGATGCCAATCGCTACGCCATGCTCCTAGAGGCACAGGATTTTCATCCCCCCAGCGTCGTTCCCATTGATGCCAAGGAGGTTGAGGACTTTTGTGAATCCTCAGGCTATAGCTGTCACTTGGTTCCCGAGGGATTTGTGCCGACAAACGAGGCTGAGCGTCTCTTCTTGGCGCCCCCCGAACGCAATGTTGAAGAAACCGACTGGGAACTGGAAAATCGCGTGCCGCCCGCTGCGGAGAGTGAGTTCTCCGAAAGTGAGCTGAATCGCCTGCGTCAACAATTTGAAAAGCTCCTGTAG
- a CDS encoding glycosyltransferase family 2 protein, producing MVRVSACLIVKDEAAHLARCLGSVQPWVDEIVVVDTGSRDETPAIARQFTERIFTFPWQDDFAAARNYSLEQATGDWILVMDADEVLVTLQEPPVPLGQQLEGSTFTAYQLLRREIGTGEQFSDFAIVRLFRNLPTLRYQGRFHEQLVSTATASLTIGTLETLRIDHYGYQPAQIQAKMRDRNIPILERIRASEGLPLNLLFALADMYQAVNNPAGAENCYQELFDRLLPHLLSGQLPENAPGALPEMLNQLGRRLLATGDHDTLQLLCQQGLAWFPTYPPLNDLAGRWLMTLGFPLGATAYFQYCLELGRTNSYSKQMIFPLGYVREIAAEQLGHAYEALGDRERATAAFAQAAAFRQGKEDHP from the coding sequence ATGGTGCGGGTTTCTGCCTGTCTGATTGTCAAAGATGAAGCTGCCCATTTGGCACGCTGTCTGGGCAGTGTTCAGCCCTGGGTGGATGAAATTGTTGTTGTGGACACTGGCTCCAGGGATGAGACGCCGGCGATCGCTCGCCAGTTTACGGAGCGCATCTTTACTTTTCCTTGGCAGGATGATTTTGCCGCCGCTCGTAATTACTCCCTAGAACAGGCGACGGGCGATTGGATTTTAGTGATGGATGCCGATGAGGTGCTCGTGACATTGCAGGAGCCGCCTGTGCCCCTCGGACAGCAATTGGAGGGCAGTACCTTCACCGCCTACCAACTCCTACGGCGGGAAATCGGCACGGGGGAGCAATTTTCGGACTTTGCCATTGTGCGGCTCTTTCGCAATTTGCCAACACTGCGCTATCAGGGGCGCTTCCATGAGCAGTTGGTTTCCACAGCCACAGCATCCCTGACCATTGGTACTCTGGAAACCCTGCGCATTGATCACTATGGCTATCAACCTGCCCAAATTCAGGCCAAGATGCGCGATCGCAACATCCCGATTTTGGAGCGCATCCGTGCCAGCGAAGGTCTGCCTTTGAATCTCCTTTTTGCCTTGGCAGATATGTACCAGGCGGTGAATAATCCTGCCGGAGCGGAGAACTGCTACCAGGAACTCTTTGACCGCCTACTGCCTCACCTCCTCAGCGGCCAACTGCCTGAGAATGCCCCCGGTGCCCTGCCGGAAATGCTCAATCAACTGGGACGGCGCCTCTTGGCCACAGGGGATCACGATACCTTGCAACTGCTGTGTCAGCAAGGTTTGGCTTGGTTTCCCACCTATCCTCCCCTCAATGATTTGGCCGGTCGCTGGCTGATGACCTTGGGATTTCCTTTGGGGGCAACGGCCTACTTTCAGTATTGCCTTGAACTGGGGCGCACCAATAGCTACAGCAAACAGATGATTTTTCCTTTGGGTTATGTGCGGGAAATTGCCGCCGAACAATTGGGGCATGCCTATGAAGCCTTGGGCGATCGCGAGCGGGCGACGGCGGCCTTTGCCCAAGCAGCAGCCTTTCGCCAGGGGAAGGAGGATCACCCATAA
- a CDS encoding DUF4278 domain-containing protein: MQLIYRGAKYETSEQHIPLIESGAKGLYRGAQWVGQKAAETVPQPNHVLCWRGVTYQTNREPAATTAPRVSAAPSVLPQRKRESWVEAHRHAILKTLERRLQVARSQGNKELIRLLEEEWQQFA; this comes from the coding sequence ATGCAACTAATCTATCGCGGCGCTAAATACGAAACTTCTGAGCAGCACATTCCCCTTATTGAATCAGGGGCCAAGGGTCTCTACCGAGGCGCCCAATGGGTGGGGCAGAAGGCGGCTGAAACTGTTCCTCAACCCAATCATGTTCTCTGCTGGCGGGGGGTGACCTACCAAACCAACCGGGAGCCAGCGGCCACAACCGCTCCAAGGGTGAGTGCTGCCCCTTCTGTACTGCCGCAGCGTAAGCGCGAGTCCTGGGTCGAAGCCCATCGCCATGCGATTCTGAAAACCCTGGAGCGGCGGCTGCAAGTGGCCCGGAGTCAGGGCAACAAAGAGCTCATCAGGCTGCTAGAAGAAGAGTGGCAGCAATTTGCCTAA
- a CDS encoding ATP-dependent helicase gives MNLLPLSPTVTHLLGTLRPGQREISEWQGGMLAVAAVPGAGKSHGMAVGAAIAIAREKLHQQRQLVVVTYSRSAAANIKVRIRKYLREMGLPRNGFSVQTLHSLALKIATSHPTAGLRLRGENLMSEHEQRRLCVTCVKEWARSHPDILEQLIRGCDTSPLSDVEHDGRKSALLTDILVKLAQTVIGSARSMALMPHDLRQLSQQLCSQGAAEAGPYPFLEIGADLLELYQNHLAQRGQIDYDEMILAAVQLLEGDRQYRHEWQQRVYAVFEDEAQDSTPLQSRLLRLLAEDPTTGQVHFVRVGDPNQAINSTFTAADPLFFNEFCNECAQKGAFYEMTQAGRSTPLIIRVANYLVRWANWALKDQEPPFRDQAIQCVSPPSLEPGANPPPWGQGVEIVRPPTVVETVKHLAQRISQVLAAHPEASVAVLVRTNRQAEFVADVLRSPTDFNLDIDLWAQGIPLLDVAGIERRSQVPKELLDILYFLHCPYSPAAVKAALTVLQERKRIPPQNLDRLAAQPEVFLYPGPLDPPAEEPVLKARQHCQRLLKARLELSLFPLITYCAQELGYDAAELATADRLIWELTQQEPTQLWERIYPRWQELVAADRFQAVEMEDLHSRLVRSGQVTIMTMHRAKGLDWDAVFVPFLEETTLPGKSWVAANAKFLSSDVDFIDVVRSQLRAYGHNQPLPNWQTAYKKATAAKTAEEYRLLYVAMTRAKRLLWLAAAQQAPFHWQNFNWRGFYQLQDSPPCPFIEDLQRKLKAHAAATPGDR, from the coding sequence ATGAACTTGTTGCCACTCTCCCCCACGGTGACTCACCTCCTAGGGACACTACGTCCGGGTCAACGGGAAATCAGTGAATGGCAAGGGGGAATGCTGGCCGTCGCGGCAGTGCCGGGAGCGGGCAAATCCCACGGCATGGCGGTAGGGGCAGCGATCGCCATCGCTCGGGAAAAGCTCCATCAACAGCGGCAACTGGTGGTAGTCACCTACAGTCGTTCGGCTGCCGCCAATATCAAGGTGCGCATCCGCAAGTACCTACGGGAAATGGGGCTGCCCCGCAATGGTTTTAGTGTGCAGACCCTCCACAGTTTGGCCTTGAAAATTGCCACCAGCCACCCCACAGCGGGTCTGCGTTTGAGGGGTGAAAACTTAATGAGTGAGCATGAGCAGCGACGCCTCTGTGTCACCTGTGTCAAGGAGTGGGCGCGATCGCACCCCGATATCCTCGAGCAACTCATCCGAGGCTGCGATACCAGTCCCCTGAGCGACGTTGAACACGATGGCCGCAAAAGTGCACTGTTGACCGACATCTTGGTGAAGTTGGCGCAGACCGTTATTGGCAGTGCCCGCAGTATGGCTTTGATGCCCCATGATCTGCGGCAGTTGTCCCAGCAGTTGTGCTCCCAAGGTGCAGCCGAAGCAGGACCCTACCCTTTTTTAGAGATTGGTGCCGACCTTTTGGAACTGTACCAGAACCATCTGGCGCAGCGGGGGCAAATTGACTACGATGAAATGATTTTGGCAGCTGTTCAACTCCTAGAGGGCGATCGCCAGTACCGCCACGAATGGCAACAGCGAGTGTATGCCGTCTTTGAGGATGAAGCTCAAGACTCAACCCCCCTGCAATCGCGGTTACTGCGGCTTTTAGCCGAGGACCCCACCACCGGACAAGTTCATTTTGTGCGGGTGGGGGATCCGAACCAAGCCATTAACTCCACCTTTACGGCTGCCGATCCCCTATTTTTCAATGAATTTTGTAACGAGTGTGCCCAGAAGGGGGCTTTCTATGAAATGACCCAAGCGGGGCGATCCACCCCTTTGATCATTCGCGTCGCTAACTATTTGGTGCGATGGGCGAATTGGGCACTCAAAGATCAAGAACCCCCCTTCCGTGACCAAGCCATTCAGTGTGTGTCGCCGCCGAGTTTGGAACCGGGGGCCAACCCACCCCCCTGGGGACAAGGGGTAGAAATTGTCCGACCGCCAACGGTTGTTGAGACGGTTAAACATCTGGCGCAGCGCATTTCTCAGGTGTTGGCGGCGCATCCAGAGGCTTCAGTGGCGGTGCTGGTGCGCACTAACCGCCAGGCTGAATTTGTTGCCGATGTCTTGCGATCGCCCACTGACTTCAACCTTGATATTGACCTTTGGGCGCAAGGAATTCCGCTGCTGGATGTGGCCGGCATCGAACGGCGATCGCAGGTGCCCAAGGAATTGCTGGACATTCTCTACTTTCTCCACTGTCCCTATTCTCCCGCAGCGGTCAAGGCAGCCCTAACGGTGCTTCAGGAGCGCAAACGCATTCCACCCCAAAATTTGGATCGCTTGGCAGCTCAGCCAGAGGTCTTCCTCTACCCCGGTCCTTTAGACCCCCCTGCCGAGGAACCGGTGCTCAAGGCACGCCAACACTGCCAACGCCTCCTCAAAGCCCGCCTAGAGCTGTCTCTATTTCCCTTGATCACCTACTGCGCTCAGGAATTGGGCTATGACGCCGCTGAATTGGCCACTGCCGATCGCCTGATCTGGGAATTGACCCAGCAGGAACCAACGCAACTGTGGGAGCGTATCTATCCCCGTTGGCAAGAATTGGTGGCAGCGGATCGCTTTCAAGCGGTGGAGATGGAAGATCTCCATAGCCGCTTAGTGCGATCGGGTCAGGTGACCATTATGACGATGCATCGCGCCAAGGGTCTGGATTGGGATGCGGTTTTTGTCCCTTTTTTAGAGGAAACAACCCTCCCCGGTAAGAGTTGGGTTGCTGCCAATGCTAAGTTCCTCAGTTCTGACGTGGATTTTATAGACGTGGTGCGATCGCAACTGCGGGCCTACGGCCATAACCAGCCACTGCCCAACTGGCAAACTGCCTACAAAAAAGCCACAGCCGCCAAAACCGCCGAGGAATATCGCCTGCTCTACGTCGCCATGACCCGTGCCAAGCGCCTCCTGTGGCTAGCGGCTGCCCAGCAAGCTCCCTTTCACTGGCAAAACTTTAATTGGCGAGGGTTTTATCAACTGCAGGACAGTCCCCCTTGTCCTTTTATCGAAGACCTTCAGAGAAAGTTAAAGGCCCATGCAGCAGCTACTCCCGGCGATCGCTAA
- a CDS encoding carboxysome structural protein has translation MGVDLRSYVYLDSIQPQHAAYLGTVAQGFLPLPGDCSLWVEISPGIDVNRLLDIALKSAVVRPGVLFIERLYGLLEVHSGNQGEVRAAGQAILDAIGARVQDCLRPRVISSQVIRNIDAHHTQLINRSRRGNMILAGQTLYVFEVEPAAYAALAANEAEKAALINILQISAVGSFGRLFLGGAERDILAAERAVLAAMERLPGRDSFSDRRE, from the coding sequence TTGGGCGTTGATCTGCGCAGTTATGTCTATCTCGATTCGATCCAACCGCAACACGCGGCCTATTTGGGAACCGTGGCCCAGGGGTTTTTGCCGTTGCCGGGGGACTGCTCCCTTTGGGTGGAGATTTCACCGGGGATTGATGTGAACCGCCTTTTGGATATTGCCCTGAAGTCTGCGGTGGTGCGGCCGGGAGTCTTATTCATCGAGCGACTCTACGGACTACTGGAGGTGCATTCGGGCAATCAGGGGGAAGTGCGGGCAGCAGGACAGGCCATTTTAGATGCCATTGGCGCTCGGGTCCAGGATTGCTTGCGGCCACGGGTGATTTCGAGTCAAGTGATTCGCAACATTGATGCCCACCACACCCAACTGATTAACCGCTCCCGCCGGGGCAACATGATCCTGGCAGGACAAACCCTCTATGTCTTTGAGGTGGAACCGGCAGCCTATGCGGCACTGGCAGCGAATGAGGCTGAAAAGGCAGCACTGATTAATATTTTGCAGATTTCCGCTGTGGGCAGCTTTGGTCGTCTCTTTTTGGGGGGGGCAGAGCGGGATATTCTGGCGGCGGAACGGGCAGTCTTGGCCGCCATGGAACGCTTACCGGGGCGCGATAGTTTTAGCGATCGCCGGGAGTAG
- a CDS encoding HAD family phosphatase, giving the protein MPKFSTMANFSQFFAVEPSQRALIFDMDGVICHTMPYHLEAWRVYVDRTPELRQHINLEHLRHMGGKRNAELLPELLGRSLSEAEIERWGAGKEAVFRELLAPHLELLPGLLPFLKSAKEKGYRLGLGTSACAANVELVLSCEGVGYFFDTVVMEQDVQRGKPDPECYLLVAERLQVVPQHCLVFEDAVAGVMAAVRAGMLCWGVLTTQSAMTLQAAGAEVCIEDFTDPRLQRLLS; this is encoded by the coding sequence ATGCCCAAATTTTCCACAATGGCTAATTTTTCCCAGTTTTTCGCCGTTGAACCCTCCCAGCGTGCCCTGATTTTCGACATGGATGGGGTCATCTGCCATACGATGCCCTATCACCTGGAGGCTTGGCGCGTCTATGTGGATCGCACCCCTGAACTGCGGCAGCACATCAACCTAGAACACCTGCGGCATATGGGGGGCAAACGCAATGCGGAACTCTTGCCAGAACTTCTAGGGCGATCGCTGAGCGAAGCGGAAATAGAGCGTTGGGGCGCGGGGAAAGAGGCGGTCTTTCGGGAACTGCTAGCACCCCATTTGGAACTGTTGCCGGGGTTATTGCCCTTTCTCAAAAGTGCCAAGGAAAAAGGCTACCGCTTGGGCTTGGGCACCTCCGCCTGTGCCGCCAATGTGGAATTGGTGCTCTCCTGTGAAGGGGTGGGTTACTTTTTCGATACGGTGGTGATGGAGCAGGATGTGCAGCGGGGCAAGCCCGATCCAGAATGCTATCTACTGGTGGCGGAGCGGTTACAGGTGGTGCCGCAGCATTGTCTTGTCTTTGAGGATGCCGTGGCGGGCGTTATGGCAGCGGTGCGGGCAGGGATGCTCTGCTGGGGAGTGTTGACAACGCAATCGGCAATGACCCTTCAAGCCGCAGGGGCAGAGGTCTGTATTGAGGACTTTACCGATCCACGCCTTCAACGGCTATTGTCCTAG